The following proteins come from a genomic window of Lolium rigidum isolate FL_2022 chromosome 5, APGP_CSIRO_Lrig_0.1, whole genome shotgun sequence:
- the LOC124655493 gene encoding glutathione transferase GST 23-like, producing the protein MYAQSWSSDRALDQLAQHHLDPPAMDHQQEEKVQLLGMWASPYVYKVKWALSIKGVEYEYVEEDLRNKSSQLLEHNPVHKKVPVLVYNGKPVAESDVIVEFIEDAWKGRGGRILPEEPHERAMARFWVRFVPDKLSPPIWKWFTTARGEEQEAARKAAMEQLRVLEEELALGGKEFFAGDSVGLVDLSLGALAYVIPMYEEIIGEKLVTEEMFPSLYAWMGRFLVAPPVKDHLPPMEELKLRFRAMREYFVKNSA; encoded by the exons ATGTATGCACAAAGCTGGTCGTCAGACAGAGCACTCGATCAGCTAGCTCAACACCACCTCGACCCGCCCGCCATGGATCATCAACAAGAGGAGAAGGTGCAGCTGTTGGGCATGTGGGCAAGCCCCTACGTGTACAAGGTGAAGTGGGCGCTGAGCATCAAGGGCGTGGAGTACGAGTACGTGGAGGAGGACCTGAGGAACAAGAGCAGCCAGCTCCTGGAGCACAACCCCGTCCACAAGAAGGTCCCCGTGCTCGTCTACAACGGCAAGCCGGTGGCGGAATCCGATGTCATCGTCGAGTTCATCGAGGACGCCTGGAAGGGTCGTGGCGGCCGCATCCTCCCCGAGGAACCCCACGAGCGCGCCATGGCCCGGTTCTGGGTGAGGTTCGTGCCAGACAAG CTCTCGCCGCCAATCTGGAAGTGGTTCACGACGGCGAGAGGAGAGGAGCAGGAGGCCGCGCGCAAGGCCGCCATGGAGCAGCTGCGGGTCCTGGAGGAAGAGCTCGCCCTCGGCGGGAAGGAGTTCTTCGCCGGGGACAGCGTCGGCCTCGTCGACCTGTCGCTCGGCGCGTTGGCGTACGTGATCCCGATGTACGAGGAGATCATCGGCGAGAAGCTGGTCACCGAGGAGATGTTCCCGTCGCTGTACGCATGGATGGGGCGGTTCTTGGTTGCGCCGCCGGTGAAGGATCACCTGCCGCCGATGGAGGAGCTGAAACTCAGGTTCCGAGCCATGCGTGAATACTTTGTAAAGAACTCCGCCTAG
- the LOC124656403 gene encoding uncharacterized protein LOC124656403 produces MPAAGALHDATGNLAAADILHLKPPVGTPPHGSCPPSPREDAAQHAIAHLSLRSSSPAHEAPLHRLSPALDVPLLHCSFAVCKYNRFSDRWAGHAEMLTLGSHGVTVSITSNIGSDGADRTKYHVNTIARCSAGKSYSIRCQDWTNQEGLYCNRLQMFTSAEAKAFVDIPMWSSNMEAEWAGKVKEDHCQG; encoded by the exons ATGCCTGCCGCCGGCGCCCTGCACGACGCCACGGGGAATCTGGCCGCAGCCGACATCCTGCACTTGAAGCCACCGGTCGGCACGCCGCCACATGGATCCTGCCCGCCGTCGCCGCGGGAGGACGCTGCCCAGCACGCGATCGCGCATCTCAGCCTGCGCTCCAGTAGCCCTGCACATGAAGCCCCACTCCATCGCCTGAGCCCAGCCCTGGACGTTCCTCTTCTGCATTGCAGCTTTGCAGTCTGCAAGTACAATCGATTTTCAG ATCGATGGGCTGGGCATGCAGAGATGCTAACTCTTGGTTCTCATGGAGTCACGGTTAGCATCACCTCAAATATTGGATCAGATGGTGCAGACAGGACGAAGTATCAT GTAAATACCATAGCACGGTGCTCTGCAGGAAAATCCTACTCCATACGCTGTCAAGACTGGACCAATCAAGAAG GGCTATATTGTAACAGATTACAGATGTTCACTTCTGCTGAGGCGAAGGCTTTTGTCGACATCCCAATGTGGAG CAGCAACATGGAGGCTGAGTGGGCCGGCAAAGTGAAGGAAGATCATTGTCAAGGTTGA